DNA from Etheostoma spectabile isolate EspeVRDwgs_2016 chromosome 23, UIUC_Espe_1.0, whole genome shotgun sequence:
TCATTGACTTTAAAGACTTTGATCACTGCATTTTCATTTGCAGTAATTCAGTGATTTTAATCTCACACCCAGTAATAAAAAACTACCAATGACCTGGTTGACTATGTCATAATGCACACAACCACTCATTCAGTGTGATTGTGCGTCTATATCGATCTGAAAATAGTCACTTTCTCTAATGGGTGTTACAGCTCCCTATGTAACAAACTGTTCAATGTAAGGACAGTGGACATTGAGTCAATAGGGCATGTTTTACTTAATTTACAATGTAATAATGTAcatcacacagagagagagagagagagagttattaAACTATTTCCCCACTGTCGCTGAGGCCAGTTTTGGATTCTCCATCACTGTTGcactctgtcctctgtggtaACTGTGGTAACTGTGCACGGTTACACGCGTCTCCAAGTGACATCTCCATCCCGGACACGTTTAAGTCCAGCAGGCTCTGCAGGTGTTTGATATAGTCAATAGCCGCCCGCAGTGTCTCCACTTTGCTGAGCCGTTTGTCCTCAAACTCCTGCGGCAGATGCTCTCTGAGCCGCGCGTAACCTGCGTTTACGCAGCGCACTCGATGTCGCTCCCTTTCGTTCCTTTTCCGGATGAACGCAGGCTCAAATGAATAATCACACAAACCGAGGGGCGCGTGAAAGGGGAAATAGGATAATTGTCTGTAGGGTAACCTCTGGCCGTGGACAGGGTCAAGGTATCCAGCTTCCAGGTGCAAGGGCAGTCCAAGTCGAAGCGCATCCTTGTAGTGGGCTCCACTGTTCTCCATGGAAAGGCCGCGGAGAGCCAGTGGAGGGACATATGGAACCGGCTCCATAAACTCCTTACTGTGATAAGACATCTCTTTTAGAATAAAAAAGGAGACAATTAAACatctgtaaaaaatatatagttcATTTTGCGCTATTAATGCAACTTACCCTTCAGAGTCTCCTCACAGTCATCTCGGGTTGTCCGCAAGAGTTTCCTTTTAACTCTCGCCGCTTTGTAATTAAATGACTAGATTGTGATCTTTAATAAGTGAGTGGGGACTTCTAGATCGGACTTTGTCAGTCTGTGTGACAACTTGTTTGTTGGGGTTTTGAAGCTGTAGGcatggtgggtgtggtgtgatCAGGGGCGGAGATGCTGCCATGGTTTCCTCATCAAGATAAAACTGTTTACATAACGTTTTCTTCCTTCCGTTTACACTTTAAAGCAGCTCTCATCATTAATAATAGCCTATCTATAAGGCAAACTTGAAGGCCCTATAATAAGGACAGGTTGAAACCAAATGTGGGAACGAAAGATACAAAGAAATCATTTGATTAAGGATTAAAAATAGTGGGGTGGCACTGGCACATAGTATTTCCAGTTACATAGCCTACCTTCAATGAAATGCTGAACGAACAAAAATCCCACATTTAAAAGATAAACTGCTTTCTTTTATCCAGTTTCTTCTGAAAATCATTGGAGTCTGAGTTCAGACAGAGGCATCACATTGTTTTACAATTCACATTATGGGATCTTGGTATTTAACTGCTCTGATAATATAGCTAACCTACATGATGGACATTGTTTATTTAGGCTACTGAAACATTAGTGTTGTAAGCAGATCGCaatcatttgtttatttgttatttaggctactactactactactaatgaCTAAGTTTTTTAATAGGCCAACAAAAAAAtttgaatcacatttttttctcttgcaatacattcatgatttatcttgatgaatattttttaatgtcttcTGTCACAGCCAGACAATAAATCACCTTGTTAAAAAAGCTTTCTGCTCAGATGATTTTTCTTctgtaaaaaatgtcttttaaaacGGCAAAGAACAACATTGGGCCtacttaaaacacaaaaagagattttttttcacattttttgggACTCTGAGGAGTGACAGAAAAACTGACCTGGGATCAGCCAAATACGCCTCTTTTCATCGCGCATTAGTGCGCATGCGCACCCAGGGCAGCACTATGCTGTCATGGCCCCGTTCAGAGAGGTATTGTGCTGGTATGTTGTTGTTTACAAGGCGTCTTCCTTTCAtaaaatctgtatttttgtaATGAAGCAACTCATTCGGTCGTGATAGATATATCTGTAATTTAAGCAAGCTGAAAAACATGCTAATTCTCTGTTTTTACGATGTATGTAGCTAGATGTCAGTTAgcaaggctaacgttagcaatgtGACAACACTGGTTGACGTTTCGCTAACTAGCGTTAGTTGCAAGCAATTCGTATTGAATTAATTTAGCTGTTTGAATCAAAGTTTTACAAGAACCGTGATTAGCACATTGTGTTAAGTTGTTCTCATTCTAGGTGTTTTATTTCACAGGGAGAGATGTATAAAAGCACCATTCAGCAGTACACGGTTACTGATGGACAGTTGTTGATTTCAGGTAAGCCAACGTAGCTGCATACGTGTATCGCCCGTGTGTCTATTAAATGTCCTGCACCATTCACAAGATACCATTCTAAATCCATGTCTTAATATTACTAACTGTGTCTAAACAGCAGCCAGAAACACGCAGCTCATTGTTTGCAATGTAATGTAACGCTAGCTTGCTGGCTCATTGCTCTTTCTCGATTTAACTCTGATGTTGTTTCTCCAGGATGAACGACATGAACCTGAGTCCTGTGGGCATGGACCAGCTCAGCGTGCCCTCAGTGAGTGCCAGCCACCTGGGTCTGCCCACCTCCCCCACACACAACCCCATTCCCACTCCAGGTATGAAAGACTGTACCAGCCAGGCCTGTTTGCTCAAGCTGGGCACAACACACTAGACCtaactagagatggtccgattctgttttttgcttcctgatacAGATtttgatacctgaacttgcgtattggCCGATACCGAGTGCTGATcctttaacaactgtatactactatccctgtatggatgtgatatgatttctatctttgttgttggtctggctcaggttaaactctttgtgaaagatgaacaaacacaaacgaTGAATGCCACAGGACTTTCTtctattatccagtttgacagtcagtcataacggggaaaagaacataaataaactactttaacatagattttctttagggctttattacatgGTATCAGACctgtgcataaactccagtacttccagataccagcgttttaggcataTAGGTATCAGAACATCTCTAGACCTAACACGCTAGACCAACTGTTTAAAGATTAGGCATCACACATTCAGATCAATTTAATCTTGGTTTAGTATCTAATTTTGATGCTTTATTGATGTTCTTATATGGTTCAGGCATGCCAGTGGCTATCCCCAGCCTGGGTCCTTCCCTGGGCTCCCTTCCTTCTGCCCTCTCCCTGATGCTCCCCATGGGTCCTCTGAGTGACAGAGTGATGTGCGGCCTGCCAGAGAGGAACTACTCTTTGCCGCCGCCTCCATACCCCCACCTGGAGAGCAGCTACTTCCGACACATACTGCCAGGTGggatgctgtttgtgtgtgatatatataaTTCATCTGTGTTGAAATTCTCTAAGCAGTTGGGCAGATTCTTGTAGTGCGGATTCTTTTTTAATTGGGCTTAATCATACTCACTTTTATTTGAAGGGTAGTCTTCCAcatgttgcttttttatttaaattaattaagttAACGCATCAAACATGCATAATAAAGTTCCATCTTTCCTCCCTGCTGTAGGTATCCTGTCCTATCTGGCGGACCGTCCACCACCTCAATACATTCATCCCAGCAGCCTTAACATGGATGGGACCCTGTCTGTGGCCAGCAACAATCCTTCAGGTCTGGATCCCTACAGTGGCCCTGGTGGCCCACTGGAGCAGGGCCTGGTGCCCATGGACTCCAGACAGGTCAGTGGGCAGGGAGACCTCCACCAGACTGGTGCTCATGAGCTGGACTCTACAGGATTGGCTATGGAGTCACGTGTCAGCAGCCCCATGTCCCCTGACCGGATGGGAGAAGAGCTGGCCACTATGGACGGAGTCAGGGTGGTGGCGGTGTCTGACACCCAGCAGCAGCTCGGCGGGGGaaggcagcctcagccacatgAGAGCTTGACCGGAGTGGACTCATCCGGTGGGGTTATGCCCCTCCATGGTCCCCCTGTTCTTGAACTTCCGGTGGTGATGGAGCCAGATCATATGGGGGGCAGAGTGGGGAACgctgggggaggaggagcaggaggactTGGTGAACAGCTCCACCCAAATGGGGAGCTGAACTCCGGAGTCGTCAGTGTGGCGCTCACCGGCTCCATGGCCAGCCAGGGCCAACTGGAGTCAGTGTCACTCCATGGACACTCTGGAATGGGGCTGGAGGCAGTGAATGTGTCTCCCATCACTGCAGAGGTGTCTCTGGGGCCGGAAAACAGCCTGGTGCTGGTCAACTCCACCCTGCAGCTAGAGGATTCTACCTCCAACAAGGAGAACATGGTCACTGCCTACACCATATGTGAGTGGGCATGGCTATAGTTTTTTTTCGGATGTTAAAAATCAGAGAAAAGTATTGAAAATCATACACTCAACTTTACAGCTGTGGAAAATATGACTAATTCCaccaaaatatataatttaaatagcAAGTCGTTGTAAAAAGCAGTCATAGAATGGAAGTGAAATGAGCATAGTGTACATTGAGCAAACATTTGATTTTGTAGTAAGAAATTAAGTATATATGACTCTCACCTGTTGGAACTTTTGTGCCATTATTGTCTTTTAGGGTGCACACTGTGTGAGCGCTCGTATACCTCAGACTGCCCAGAGCATGGCCCAGTCACCTTCATCCCTGACGCGCCTATC
Protein-coding regions in this window:
- the LOC116673215 gene encoding achaete-scute homolog 4 — protein: MSYHSKEFMEPVPYVPPLALRGLSMENSGAHYKDALRLGLPLHLEAGYLDPVHGQRLPYRQLSYFPFHAPLGLCDYSFEPAFIRKRNERERHRVRCVNAGYARLREHLPQEFEDKRLSKVETLRAAIDYIKHLQSLLDLNVSGMEMSLGDACNRAQLPQLPQRTECNSDGESKTGLSDSGEIV